One genomic window of Ictalurus punctatus breed USDA103 unplaced genomic scaffold, Coco_2.0 Super-Scaffold_100068, whole genome shotgun sequence includes the following:
- the LOC128630832 gene encoding piwi-like protein 2 isoform X1, whose amino-acid sequence MACTPAASEWNCCLTTSPRRYTPSDCLPYDFIVSHKVRFSSVAPTHYNVVYDSSVLKPDHMQRLTYKLCHMYYNWQVLRAQWRIRLAQIRRILRLLPEFLHMW is encoded by the exons atggcctgcaccccagcagcctcggagtggaactgctgtctgacaacatctccaagacgcTACACACCAAGTGACTGTCTACC GTACGACTTCATCGTGAGTCACAAAGTGCGCTTCAGCAGCGTGGCCCCCACTCACTACAACGTGGTGTACGACAGCAGTGTCCTCAAACCAGACCACATGCAGAGACTCACCTACAAACTCTGCCACATGTATTACAACTGGCAG GTGTTGAGAGCTCAGTGGAGGATACGTTTGGCTCAGATCAGGAGGATCCTTAGGCTCTTGCCGGAGTTTCTGCACATGTGGTAA
- the LOC128630832 gene encoding piwi-like protein 1 isoform X2: MACTPAASEWNCCLTTSPRRYTPSDCLPYDFIVSHKVRFSSVAPTHYNVVYDSSVLKPDHMQRLTYKLCHMYYNWQSIVQQGIWTR, from the exons atggcctgcaccccagcagcctcggagtggaactgctgtctgacaacatctccaagacgcTACACACCAAGTGACTGTCTACC GTACGACTTCATCGTGAGTCACAAAGTGCGCTTCAGCAGCGTGGCCCCCACTCACTACAACGTGGTGTACGACAGCAGTGTCCTCAAACCAGACCACATGCAGAGACTCACCTACAAACTCTGCCACATGTATTACAACTGGCAG TCAATAGTGCAACAAGGTATCTGGACTAGATGA